In the genome of Nocardioides seonyuensis, one region contains:
- a CDS encoding recombinase family protein produces the protein MTTETPASITCFYARVSTAAQDLSRQLAYAADLSIPEDRIYTDHGYTGTNRDRPGLAQALAAVRSGDVLAVHSMDRLARSLKDLLAISETLHERGVKLQVGATIYDPADPVGVLLWQMLGLIGEFEHSLIVARTRQGLEVARAQGRLRGKQPKTTPAQDALIASMLDSGEHTVAEIGALMGGLSRASVYRARDRYRSAHRGEAL, from the coding sequence ATGACCACCGAGACACCGGCATCGATCACCTGCTTTTACGCACGTGTGTCCACGGCGGCACAAGACCTCTCCCGTCAACTGGCCTACGCGGCTGACCTCTCCATCCCCGAGGACCGCATCTACACCGACCACGGCTACACGGGCACGAATCGTGACCGCCCTGGACTCGCCCAGGCACTCGCTGCGGTTCGCAGCGGCGACGTACTCGCCGTCCACTCGATGGATCGGCTGGCCAGATCGCTGAAAGACCTGCTAGCGATCTCGGAGACACTGCACGAGCGCGGCGTGAAGTTGCAGGTCGGCGCCACCATCTACGATCCCGCCGACCCCGTTGGGGTGCTTCTCTGGCAAATGCTCGGTCTCATCGGGGAATTCGAGCACTCGCTCATCGTCGCCCGCACACGGCAGGGCTTGGAGGTTGCCCGTGCGCAGGGACGCCTCCGCGGGAAGCAGCCCAAGACCACACCTGCCCAAGACGCACTAATCGCGTCGATGCTCGACTCAGGCGAACACACCGTCGCCGAGATCGGCGCCTTGATGGGGGGCCTCAGCAGGGCGAGTGTCTACCGCGCCCGGGATAGATACCGGAGCGCACATAGGGGTGAAGCGCTTTAG
- a CDS encoding HNH endonuclease yields the protein MPLVDLADLTPLHAERLQWFLDREDETTGFPPPLRADIHLSSRPKGIFKPRDLDYALSIRINLDSPYPDGDVYDRDDGTWFFAYHQENSDPAQRDREYTNLGLLRCIEDRIPVGVLRERVPDTNNRDKYDILGLAVPTGWADGFFSFEGVRPDGFWAATATAVEVLLADAEESLDSEPEEVPDDDYDARRRVSRQIVARRGQSQFRAALLSAYGGACAVTGTAATAVLEAAHIRPYRGPASNTVPNGLLLRADIHTLFDLALIAVDPMTRRIKVSEELAGTPYDEVDGTQLREPKDSSLAASVDALSTAWAFFLAAEQAR from the coding sequence GTGCCACTCGTCGACCTTGCCGATCTCACCCCACTCCACGCCGAGAGACTCCAATGGTTTCTGGACCGGGAGGACGAGACGACCGGGTTCCCGCCGCCGTTGCGCGCCGACATTCACCTTTCAAGTAGGCCGAAGGGCATCTTCAAGCCTCGCGATCTCGACTACGCACTCAGCATTCGGATCAACCTTGACAGCCCTTACCCGGACGGCGACGTCTACGACCGCGACGACGGCACCTGGTTCTTCGCCTACCACCAGGAGAACTCCGACCCGGCTCAGCGCGATCGTGAGTACACGAACCTCGGTTTGCTCCGTTGCATCGAGGACCGCATCCCGGTCGGCGTGCTGCGCGAGCGGGTGCCGGACACCAACAACCGAGACAAGTACGACATTCTCGGTCTCGCAGTCCCGACGGGCTGGGCGGACGGCTTCTTCTCGTTTGAGGGAGTGCGGCCCGATGGCTTCTGGGCTGCCACGGCGACGGCAGTCGAGGTGTTGCTCGCAGACGCAGAAGAGTCGCTCGACTCGGAGCCAGAGGAAGTGCCCGACGATGACTACGACGCGCGCCGACGCGTCAGTCGTCAGATCGTCGCACGGCGAGGTCAGAGCCAGTTTCGTGCCGCGCTGCTCTCCGCGTACGGCGGCGCGTGTGCAGTTACAGGCACTGCCGCCACGGCCGTGCTCGAAGCGGCGCACATCCGGCCCTACAGGGGACCGGCCTCCAACACGGTGCCCAACGGGCTGCTCCTGCGGGCCGACATTCACACCTTGTTCGACCTGGCTCTGATAGCCGTCGACCCTATGACTCGACGCATCAAGGTGTCTGAGGAGTTGGCCGGAACTCCTTATGACGAGGTTGATGGGACTCAACTGAGGGAGCCGAAGGACAGTTCGCTGGCGGCTTCAGTCGATGCCCTCTCGACGGCATGGGCCTTCTTCTTGGCGGCAGAGCAGGCTCGCTGA